GTGTCCCTGATGTCGGGCGAGCCAGGTGGGTTTTATGATGTGCACGCCTTTGATGCTGAAGGGCAACAGTCCGTTTTTAAATCGCGCACCGAATTTGCCGATTTTGAATACGTAAAAACTTTAGGTTTAAAGGTAATTGCCGGCCGCGACTTTTCGCCGGAATTTGCTACAGATACTACTAACTCGGTGCTCATTAACCGCACCTGTGCCAAGGACTTGGGTTTCTCGCCACAGCAGGCTATAGGCAAGTGGATAAAAAACAGGGGCAGGGATGATAAAAAGCGTAATGTAGTGGGCGTGGTTGAGGATTTTAATTACCTTTCCCTTAAAGAAAACATGGATGCGCTCGTCATTGCGCCAAATGACGACAGGAGGGTAATTGTTATCAAACTAAAACCAGGCAATATACCCGCATCGGTGGCGGCTGTGAAAAATATTTATACCAAAGTGGCGCCGGTTTACCCTTTTGAATATACTTTTTTGGATCAGAAGTTTGATACCACGTATAAAACAGACATCAGGCAGCAAACCATGCTGACTATCTTTTCGGGCCTGGCTATTTTTATTGCCTGCCTTGGTTTATTTGGCCTGGCTTCGTTTACTGCCACAAAACGCACCAAAGAAATTGGTGTACGCAAAGTATTAGGATCATCGGTGCAAAACATCCTTATTCTAATCTCGAAAGACCTGCTTAAACCGGTATTACTGGCAACAGTTATTGCAATGCCAATTGGTTATTATTGCATGAATAAATGGCTGCAAACCTTTGCTTACAAAACCCCGCTCCACTGGTGGATATTTGTGCTGGCTGCATTTTTAACTTTTGTTATCGCCCTTGTTACCATTAGTTTTCAATCGCTTAAAGCAGCGTTAATGAACCCGGTGAAAAGCTTAAGATCTGAATAGATTGTTCATTGGTTCACTGGTTCATTAGTTC
The genomic region above belongs to Mucilaginibacter sp. KACC 22773 and contains:
- a CDS encoding ABC transporter permease, which translates into the protein MLALISCALSIGLLLLLMPFYNQLLGYSLTVSWNSAPIWLFLFGVILIVGVLAGSYPAIFMSAFSPIQALKGKLKLGKGGSIFRQGLVVLQFSISVMLIIGTIVIVNQMHYIKSKSLGYDKEQTLVIKIDNNDIYDHRKAFKDELQNSGAVSSVSLMSGEPGGFYDVHAFDAEGQQSVFKSRTEFADFEYVKTLGLKVIAGRDFSPEFATDTTNSVLINRTCAKDLGFSPQQAIGKWIKNRGRDDKKRNVVGVVEDFNYLSLKENMDALVIAPNDDRRVIVIKLKPGNIPASVAAVKNIYTKVAPVYPFEYTFLDQKFDTTYKTDIRQQTMLTIFSGLAIFIACLGLFGLASFTATKRTKEIGVRKVLGSSVQNILILISKDLLKPVLLATVIAMPIGYYCMNKWLQTFAYKTPLHWWIFVLAAFLTFVIALVTISFQSLKAALMNPVKSLRSE